A genomic window from Elaeis guineensis isolate ETL-2024a chromosome 3, EG11, whole genome shotgun sequence includes:
- the LOC105042023 gene encoding LOW QUALITY PROTEIN: peroxiredoxin Q, chloroplastic (The sequence of the model RefSeq protein was modified relative to this genomic sequence to represent the inferred CDS: inserted 1 base in 1 codon) encodes MACTPLPKYPLPLVQPTRSKSPASQIISILSKSSNSQFYGLRLPNLXTASPPRPFSPRTPIHAKVSKGDVPPPFTLKDQNGRNVSLTRFKGKPVVVYFYPADETPGCTKEACAFRDSYEKFKKAGAEVVGISGDDPASHKAFATKYGLPFTLLSDEGNTVRKEWGVPSDLFGVLPGRQTYVIDRKGVVQLVYNNQFQPEKHVEETLKLLQSP; translated from the exons ATGGCTTGCACCCCTCTTCCCAAATACCCCCTCCCCTTGGTCCAACCAACAAGGTCTAAGAGTCCAGCTTCACAAATTATCTCAATCCTCTCCAAATCATCAAACTCCCAATTCTATGGCCTTAGGCTCCCCAACC CCACCGCTAGTCCCCCTCGTCCCTTCTCCCCAAGGACTCCCATTCATGCCAAG GTGTCCAAGGGTGATGTTCCACCACCTTTTACATTGAAAGACCAAAATGGTAGGAATGTATCTCTCACCAGGTTCAAAGGCAAGCCAGTTGTGGTCTACTTCTACCCCGCCGACGAAACCCCTGGGTGTACCAAAGAG GCCTGTGCCTTCAGGGATTCCTACGAGAAGTTTAAGAAAGCTGGAGCTGAGGTTGTAGGAATTAGTGGTGATGACCCTGCTTCTCACAAG GCATTTGCTACAAAATATGGGCTGCCATTCACCTTACTAAGTGATGAAGGGAACACAGTGAGGAAAGAGTGGGGGGTGCCTTCTGATCTTTTTGGAGTATTGCCTGGGAGGCAAACCTATGTCATCGATAGAAAAGGGGTGGTTCAATTGGTTTACAACAACCAATTCCAACCAGAGAAGCATGTAGAGGAGACCTTGAAGCTACTACAAAGCCCATAA